The Desulfobacteraceae bacterium genome includes a region encoding these proteins:
- a CDS encoding ABC transporter permease produces MDLVAEFKRPVARLGAAAIAIVRELGVFTLFTLKGLWHIVTLPLQIAKILHQVYFIGMKSVLVICLTGAFTGMVLGFQGYYSLVKFGSEGFLGAAVALSLVRELGPVLTAIMVVGRAGSAMAAEIGIMRISEQIDALETMDIDPVRFLVSPKLAACLISFPLLTAVFDVVGIFGGYLTGSVLLGINPHIYYARVESGVLLEDVTGGFIKSVVFALVVASICCYQGFFTHKRADGFGAKGVSLSTTSAVVQSCVMILVVDYVLTSFLM; encoded by the coding sequence ATGGATCTTGTCGCAGAATTCAAAAGGCCGGTCGCCCGGCTCGGCGCTGCCGCCATCGCGATTGTCCGGGAGTTGGGGGTCTTCACGCTTTTCACCCTCAAGGGCCTTTGGCACATCGTCACCTTGCCGCTCCAGATCGCCAAGATCCTTCATCAGGTTTATTTCATCGGCATGAAATCGGTGCTGGTGATATGTCTGACCGGCGCCTTCACCGGCATGGTGCTCGGCTTTCAGGGTTATTACAGCCTGGTGAAATTTGGTTCCGAAGGGTTTTTGGGCGCAGCCGTGGCACTTTCGCTTGTGCGTGAATTGGGGCCGGTGCTGACGGCGATCATGGTGGTCGGCCGCGCCGGGTCGGCGATGGCGGCGGAAATCGGGATTATGCGGATTTCCGAACAAATCGATGCCCTTGAAACCATGGACATCGATCCCGTGCGGTTTTTGGTCAGCCCCAAACTGGCCGCCTGCCTGATCAGCTTTCCGCTGCTCACGGCTGTTTTCGACGTGGTCGGCATTTTCGGCGGCTATCTGACCGGTTCGGTCCTGCTGGGGATCAACCCGCACATCTACTATGCGCGGGTGGAGTCGGGGGTTTTGCTGGAGGACGTCACCGGCGGTTTCATAAAATCGGTGGTGTTTGCCCTGGTGGTGGCGTCGATCTGTTGTTATCAGGGGTTCTTTACCCACAAGCGGGCCGACGGGTTCGGGGCCAAAGGGGTCAGCCTTTCGACCACCTCGGCGGTGGTCCAGTCCTGCGTGATGATCCTGGTTGTGGACTATGTGCTGACCTCTTTTCTGATGTAG
- the phaC gene encoding class III poly(R)-hydroxyalkanoic acid synthase subunit PhaC gives MAQPGIPVDLIITKLAQDAEKVGKRAQKAADVMLGALNTELGPTPYRIVYEEDRVRLKHYSPAGGAQLNHPLLVVYAQINRETMLDLQPGRSVVQNFLEGGVEVYMIDWGYPTQMDKFLTIDDHVNGYMNNIVDFILDRHQISQLHLMGICMGGTFSVIYSALHPQKVKNLVTTVTPTNFDTDQGLLHIWMKAIDVDRMVDSFGNIPADLMNFAFLLLNPARLMIDKYVGFFENMDNRDFVENFIRMEKWIFDSPDITGETFRQFVKDCYQKNLLINSQMEVGGQRVELKKITMPLLNFYGKFDHLVPPAACELLSQRVGSKDTEDICLDTGHIGIYVSSKCQRAFSPKIIEWLKARDQLAGRPRRVAARSTARTAAASGGKRKAAAAVKTKKV, from the coding sequence ATGGCTCAGCCAGGAATTCCCGTCGACCTGATAATCACCAAGCTTGCCCAAGATGCCGAAAAGGTCGGCAAGCGGGCCCAGAAAGCCGCGGATGTCATGCTCGGCGCATTGAACACCGAGCTGGGTCCAACCCCTTACCGTATTGTCTATGAGGAGGACCGCGTCAGGCTGAAGCATTATTCGCCGGCCGGCGGTGCGCAGCTCAACCACCCGCTCTTGGTGGTCTACGCCCAGATCAACCGGGAAACCATGCTGGACCTGCAGCCGGGCCGCAGCGTGGTTCAGAACTTTCTCGAGGGTGGGGTCGAGGTGTACATGATCGACTGGGGCTATCCCACCCAAATGGACAAATTCCTGACCATCGACGACCATGTCAACGGCTACATGAACAACATCGTCGATTTCATCCTCGACCGGCACCAGATCTCCCAGCTGCACCTGATGGGCATCTGCATGGGCGGGACCTTCAGCGTGATCTATTCGGCCCTTCACCCGCAGAAGGTCAAAAATCTGGTGACCACCGTCACGCCCACCAACTTCGACACCGACCAGGGGCTGCTGCACATCTGGATGAAAGCCATCGACGTGGACCGCATGGTGGATTCCTTCGGCAATATTCCGGCGGACCTGATGAACTTCGCCTTTCTGCTGCTAAACCCGGCCCGCCTGATGATCGACAAGTACGTGGGGTTTTTCGAGAACATGGACAACCGGGACTTCGTCGAAAATTTCATTCGAATGGAGAAATGGATTTTCGACAGCCCGGACATCACCGGCGAAACCTTCCGCCAGTTCGTCAAGGATTGCTACCAGAAGAATCTCTTGATCAACAGCCAGATGGAGGTCGGCGGCCAGCGGGTGGAGCTTAAAAAGATCACCATGCCGCTGCTGAACTTCTACGGCAAGTTCGACCACCTGGTGCCTCCTGCGGCCTGCGAGCTGCTCAGCCAACGGGTGGGCAGCAAGGACACCGAGGATATCTGCTTGGATACCGGGCACATCGGCATCTATGTGAGTTCGAAGTGCCAGCGCGCCTTTTCACCAAAAATCATCGAGTGGCTCAAGGCCCGCGACCAGCTTGCAGGCCGGCCGAGGCGCGTCGCGGCCCGGTCCACCGCCCGCACGGCAGCCGCATCCGGGGGTAAACGCAAGGCCGCGGCGGCTGTAAAGACAAAAAAAGTGTAA
- a CDS encoding VacJ family lipoprotein: MDSGFTKTAVMLSLLMFLGAGPVPWGCGPAGAAQAEEAAPEEIGDEYLDDDLDFLDEEEEQDIRRVADPLAPWNRLMYHFNDKFYFWLLKPVAQGYKAVTPTPVRTGVKNFFHNLIYPIRLVNCLAQGKMGAAGTETERFLTNTFVGILGFGDPARDRLNMLPHDEDLGQTLAHYGVGNGFYIVWPILGPSTLRDSVGFVGDLFLNPVTYVDPTALSVGIKAYDTVNDTSLRIGDYESLKEAAVEPYNALRNAYIQYRQTKVAQ, translated from the coding sequence ATGGACTCCGGATTCACAAAAACCGCCGTGATGCTGAGCCTGCTGATGTTTTTGGGGGCCGGCCCGGTGCCCTGGGGCTGCGGCCCGGCCGGGGCTGCGCAAGCCGAAGAGGCCGCACCCGAGGAGATCGGGGATGAATATCTAGATGATGATCTCGACTTCCTGGATGAGGAGGAGGAGCAGGATATCCGTCGTGTCGCCGACCCCCTGGCGCCCTGGAACCGCCTCATGTATCACTTCAACGACAAATTCTACTTCTGGCTGCTCAAGCCCGTCGCCCAAGGGTACAAGGCCGTCACGCCCACCCCGGTGCGCACCGGGGTCAAGAACTTCTTCCACAACCTGATCTACCCGATCCGCCTGGTCAACTGCCTGGCCCAGGGGAAGATGGGCGCTGCCGGAACGGAAACCGAACGCTTTTTGACCAACACCTTCGTGGGCATTCTGGGCTTTGGCGACCCGGCCCGTGACCGGCTCAACATGCTGCCGCACGATGAGGACCTCGGGCAAACCCTGGCCCATTACGGGGTTGGCAACGGGTTTTACATCGTCTGGCCGATTCTGGGACCCTCGACCCTCAGGGACTCGGTCGGGTTCGTGGGGGACCTCTTTCTCAACCCGGTGACTTACGTGGACCCCACCGCCCTGTCCGTCGGGATTAAGGCCTACGATACCGTCAACGACACCTCCTTGCGGATCGGCGACTACGAGTCGCTCAAGGAGGCGGCCGTCGAACCATACAACGCCCTGCGCAACGCCTACATCCAATATCGCCAGACGAAGGTGGCCCAGTAG
- a CDS encoding thioesterase family protein, which translates to MQDSDDAAGLARLFDFLRRLYEEQLPFNRVLGLTVRALGEKEVQVAFPMQASLVGNPHYGILHGGVISSVVDVAGGLAATAGVLRQLVGQPMDLIVQRVARIGTIDLRVDYLRPGKGREFVITGAIMRAGSKVAVTRMEMHSEAGVLIAVGTGTYIVG; encoded by the coding sequence GTGCAGGATTCCGACGACGCAGCGGGCCTGGCCCGCCTCTTTGACTTTCTGCGGCGGCTCTATGAAGAACAGCTGCCCTTCAACCGGGTGCTGGGACTGACGGTGCGCGCCCTGGGAGAAAAGGAAGTCCAGGTGGCCTTTCCCATGCAGGCCAGCCTGGTGGGCAACCCCCACTACGGAATCCTCCACGGCGGGGTCATCTCGTCGGTGGTGGATGTCGCCGGGGGGCTTGCGGCCACCGCCGGGGTCTTGAGACAGCTTGTCGGCCAGCCCATGGATCTGATTGTCCAGAGGGTTGCCCGGATCGGCACCATCGATCTGCGGGTGGATTACCTGCGGCCAGGCAAGGGCCGGGAGTTTGTGATCACCGGCGCCATCATGCGCGCCGGCAGCAAAGTGGCCGTCACCCGGATGGAGATGCACAGCGAGGCCGGGGTGCTCATTGCGGTAGGCACTGGGACCTATATCGTGGGCTGA
- a CDS encoding ABC transporter substrate-binding protein produces the protein MKLTLTGILAVMVLAAVAGAQEVSAGPMEALKGPVNTVLQILQDPQYDPPEQRQLQRDRIWDVTRGIFDFTEMAKRSLALNWRAFTPRQRKEFTELFSELTAHSYLEQIKGTYTGLAVEFLGEEMLAGDKAMVKTKVRREEVETPVDYRMLQEGGRWLVYDVNIEGVSLVQNYRTQFREILAKETPEQLIQKLKDKLQEQKEELAEVAS, from the coding sequence ATGAAACTGACACTCACGGGAATCCTGGCCGTCATGGTGCTGGCCGCCGTGGCCGGTGCGCAGGAGGTCTCCGCCGGGCCCATGGAGGCTCTCAAGGGGCCGGTCAACACGGTGCTGCAGATCCTGCAAGACCCGCAATATGACCCGCCGGAACAGCGCCAGCTTCAGCGGGATCGCATCTGGGATGTGACCCGCGGCATCTTCGACTTTACCGAAATGGCCAAACGGTCCCTGGCCTTGAACTGGCGCGCCTTCACCCCCCGCCAGCGCAAGGAATTCACCGAGCTTTTCTCCGAATTGACCGCCCACAGCTACCTCGAACAGATCAAGGGGACCTATACGGGGCTGGCGGTGGAGTTTTTGGGTGAGGAGATGCTGGCGGGGGACAAGGCGATGGTCAAGACCAAGGTTCGCCGGGAGGAGGTTGAAACCCCGGTGGACTATCGCATGCTGCAGGAAGGCGGCCGCTGGTTGGTCTATGATGTCAATATCGAAGGGGTCAGCCTGGTGCAGAATTACCGGACCCAGTTTCGGGAGATCCTAGCCAAGGAAACCCCCGAGCAGTTGATCCAGAAACTCAAGGACAAACTCCAGGAACAAAAAGAGGAGCTCGCCGAGGTTGCCTCCTGA
- the hisD gene encoding histidinol dehydrogenase: protein MKILSYPSAAAEKRLAAIVNRDLAVRKKDLQAVGRIIAAVRRRGDSALVEYSQRFDAPDLTAADIQVRPEEIAAAHSQVDRDFIQALDRAADQIADFHRQQVGHSWIRTQRPGTLLGQLVNPVDAAGIYVPGGKEGKTPLVSSVLMGAIPARIAGVRRLAMATPPTRGGKVDPHLLVAADKARVDAIYRVGSAWAIAALAYGTETIPAVEVIVGPGNVYVTLAKKLVAGTVGIDMIAGPSEILVIADRSAQPAFAAADLLSQAEHDPLASAVLLTDSAEVAKAVVAAVQDQLPRLARREIAAASLARYGAALVVPDIETAVALANRIAPEHLELQLAAPFDWVGRIRNAGAVFLGHFTPEPVGDYVAGPNHVLPTAGTARFSSALSVEHFTKKTSLIHYSRAALEDEAGDVMRLAETEGLGAHANAVRVRLETEAAHPPRL, encoded by the coding sequence ATGAAAATTCTTTCCTATCCCTCGGCCGCGGCCGAGAAACGACTGGCCGCGATTGTCAACCGCGATCTGGCCGTCCGTAAAAAAGACCTCCAGGCGGTGGGCCGGATCATCGCCGCCGTTCGCCGCCGCGGCGACAGCGCCCTGGTGGAATACAGCCAGCGCTTTGACGCCCCGGATCTGACCGCGGCCGATATCCAGGTCCGCCCTGAGGAGATCGCCGCCGCCCACAGCCAAGTGGACCGGGACTTCATCCAGGCGCTTGACCGGGCCGCGGATCAAATCGCCGATTTTCACCGGCAGCAGGTCGGCCACTCCTGGATCCGCACCCAGCGGCCGGGCACGCTCCTGGGGCAGCTGGTCAACCCGGTGGATGCCGCCGGCATCTACGTGCCGGGCGGCAAGGAGGGCAAAACCCCGCTGGTATCCTCGGTTCTGATGGGCGCCATTCCCGCCCGGATCGCCGGTGTGCGGCGGCTGGCCATGGCGACGCCGCCCACCCGCGGCGGCAAGGTCGACCCCCACCTGCTGGTGGCGGCGGACAAGGCGAGGGTCGATGCCATCTACCGCGTTGGCAGCGCCTGGGCCATCGCGGCCCTGGCCTACGGCACCGAAACCATCCCGGCCGTGGAGGTGATCGTGGGGCCGGGCAATGTCTACGTCACCCTGGCCAAAAAGCTGGTGGCGGGCACGGTGGGCATCGACATGATCGCCGGGCCCAGCGAAATCCTGGTGATTGCCGATCGCTCGGCGCAGCCGGCCTTCGCGGCCGCCGACCTGCTTTCCCAGGCCGAACACGACCCCCTGGCATCGGCCGTGCTGCTGACCGACTCGGCCGAAGTGGCCAAGGCCGTCGTGGCGGCCGTCCAGGATCAGCTGCCGCGTTTGGCGCGCCGCGAAATCGCCGCGGCCTCGCTGGCCCGCTACGGCGCGGCCCTGGTGGTGCCGGATATCGAAACGGCGGTGGCGCTGGCCAACCGGATCGCTCCCGAACATCTGGAACTCCAGCTCGCGGCGCCCTTCGACTGGGTGGGCCGGATCCGCAATGCCGGCGCCGTCTTCCTCGGCCATTTCACGCCGGAGCCGGTGGGAGACTACGTCGCCGGCCCCAACCACGTCCTGCCCACGGCGGGCACGGCGCGCTTTTCCTCGGCCCTCAGCGTCGAGCACTTCACCAAGAAGACCAGCCTGATCCACTATTCGCGGGCCGCCCTGGAGGATGAAGCCGGGGATGTCATGCGGCTTGCCGAAACCGAGGGGCTGGGCGCCCATGCCAATGCCGTGCGCGTCCGGCTCGAAACCGAGGCTGCCCACCCGCCAAGGCTCTGA
- a CDS encoding GAF domain-containing protein, producing the protein MTPKTDYFRTFCNVSSAFASSLKKDELLDMIVQNAVQTMDGKAACLFLTEKDEDLFVPVAQHGLSDNYLHANPMSARKLIQGLSKEGHFVFRDATTDPRLENHE; encoded by the coding sequence ATGACCCCAAAAACCGATTATTTTCGAACCTTTTGCAATGTCAGCAGCGCTTTCGCATCCTCCCTGAAAAAGGACGAGCTGTTGGACATGATCGTCCAAAACGCCGTTCAAACCATGGACGGCAAAGCGGCCTGTCTCTTTTTGACTGAAAAAGACGAAGATCTCTTTGTGCCGGTGGCCCAGCATGGCCTCTCGGACAACTACCTGCACGCCAACCCCATGAGCGCCCGCAAACTGATCCAGGGATTGAGCAAGGAGGGGCATTTTGTCTTCCGCGACGCCACCACCGACCCGCGCCTGGAAAACCACGAGG
- a CDS encoding MFS transporter: MVASPFAITNIRLFIAFRIFFNARFYYPVFTILFLDFGLSLEQFALLNVVWAVTIVLLEVPSGALADVIGRRNLLVGSGMLMVVEMAILCFAPLGKPNLLFTLFLVNRILSGTAEAAASGADEAIAYDSLKKEGDTRDWGKVLEFQMRAQSLAFIGVMSVGAAVYDPLLVQKLADWLGMPVQLSQSVTLRFPLYLSLLMALGALFTVLRIKEVASPANACSGDPAACGNAIQQAFRLTFGAGRWLLKTPFALVIILAGLLFDHIVRMIVTLNSQYYRLIEIPEALFGLIASAMALLGLFLPRIARWLAENRTPVANLAILSLVTLTGLVGVTFFWPRWGLLPMLLLRTAMLFTAFFVSHYLNRVASSEQRATVLSFKGLAFNLGYGLIGLMYAALLAVLRSGNHREAALGSPEAAEAAIFREAMQFFPPYFLIALLLLGVFAWWRLHGGNRHREIG; encoded by the coding sequence ATCGTCGCATCGCCCTTTGCCATAACCAACATTCGGCTCTTCATCGCCTTCAGGATTTTTTTCAACGCCCGCTTCTACTACCCGGTTTTCACGATCCTCTTCCTTGATTTCGGCCTCTCGCTGGAGCAGTTTGCCCTTCTCAACGTGGTCTGGGCGGTGACGATCGTGCTGCTGGAGGTCCCCTCGGGGGCTTTGGCCGATGTCATCGGGCGGCGCAACCTGCTGGTCGGCAGCGGCATGTTGATGGTCGTTGAGATGGCCATCCTGTGCTTCGCCCCGCTGGGCAAGCCGAACCTGTTGTTCACCCTTTTCCTGGTCAACCGGATTCTCAGCGGCACCGCCGAGGCGGCCGCCAGCGGCGCTGACGAGGCGATTGCCTACGATTCGCTCAAAAAAGAGGGCGATACCCGGGACTGGGGCAAGGTGCTGGAATTTCAGATGCGGGCCCAATCCCTGGCCTTCATCGGCGTCATGAGCGTGGGCGCGGCGGTCTACGACCCACTGCTGGTGCAAAAGTTGGCCGACTGGCTGGGGATGCCGGTTCAACTTTCGCAATCGGTGACGCTGCGCTTTCCCCTCTACCTCTCGCTGCTCATGGCCCTCGGCGCGCTTTTTACGGTGCTGCGGATCAAGGAGGTTGCGTCGCCCGCGAATGCCTGCAGCGGCGACCCGGCGGCCTGCGGCAATGCCATCCAGCAGGCGTTCCGGCTGACCTTCGGTGCCGGCCGCTGGCTTCTGAAAACCCCCTTTGCCCTGGTGATCATTCTGGCCGGCCTGCTTTTTGACCACATCGTGCGGATGATCGTCACGCTGAACAGCCAGTACTATCGGCTGATCGAAATTCCGGAGGCGCTTTTCGGGTTGATCGCCTCGGCAATGGCCCTGCTGGGGCTTTTTCTTCCCCGAATTGCCCGCTGGCTGGCCGAAAATCGGACACCAGTCGCCAACCTTGCCATTCTCTCCCTGGTCACCCTTACCGGCCTTGTGGGGGTGACCTTCTTCTGGCCGCGGTGGGGGCTACTGCCCATGTTACTGCTGCGAACGGCGATGCTTTTCACCGCCTTTTTCGTCAGCCACTACCTCAACCGGGTCGCCAGCTCCGAACAGCGGGCCACAGTCCTGAGCTTCAAGGGGCTGGCCTTCAACCTGGGCTACGGCCTGATCGGGCTGATGTACGCGGCGCTGCTGGCGGTGCTGCGCTCCGGCAATCATCGCGAGGCCGCGCTTGGGTCCCCCGAGGCCGCTGAAGCGGCGATTTTCCGCGAGGCGATGCAATTTTTCCCGCCCTATTTCCTGATCGCGCTGCTTCTCCTGGGCGTTTTCGCATGGTGGCGCTTGCACGGCGGCAACCGGCACCGCGAAATTGGGTAA
- a CDS encoding ATP-binding cassette domain-containing protein — translation MKQPLIEFKDVCKSFGTNHVLQGASFRIFPGEVTTLIGKSGVGKSVLLKLIIGLLAPDSGEILFEGRPLAGMNKQERKAFKRKFSYMFQGAALFDSMTVFENIALPLMERTTLPKAEIQRRVRDKMRQLDLHHIEDKNPAVLSGGMKKRVALARALVTDPEIVLFDEPTTGLDPIRKNAVHSLISDYQKRYRFTGVVVSHEIPDVFYISQHIAMIDKGRILFEGSPEEIQNVKDSDIQSFIRGMESRRDELTGLSHRRQGERRFSQEIARLKRHQSAFSLVLLVFENLPEINEKLGHEAGQAILKDFARGLQKHLRITDTCSRYGMDKILMLLPDTTRDQAHMVCSKLTQEITRTEISPSPSLEKICFVVRAGFAEAMQDNRIEDVLERAETTPDTIFEFRIC, via the coding sequence ATGAAGCAGCCCCTGATCGAATTCAAAGATGTCTGCAAGAGTTTCGGCACCAACCACGTATTGCAGGGCGCCAGTTTCCGGATTTTCCCCGGTGAAGTGACCACCCTGATCGGCAAGAGCGGGGTGGGCAAAAGCGTCCTGCTGAAGCTGATCATCGGGCTGCTGGCGCCCGATTCGGGGGAAATCCTCTTCGAGGGCCGGCCGCTTGCGGGGATGAACAAACAGGAGCGCAAGGCCTTCAAACGCAAGTTCAGCTACATGTTTCAGGGCGCGGCGCTGTTCGATTCCATGACGGTGTTTGAAAACATCGCCCTGCCCCTGATGGAGCGCACCACGCTGCCCAAGGCCGAGATTCAGCGGCGCGTGCGCGACAAGATGCGCCAGTTGGACCTGCATCATATCGAGGACAAGAATCCCGCGGTGCTTTCCGGGGGCATGAAAAAACGGGTGGCCCTGGCCCGCGCCCTGGTCACCGATCCGGAAATCGTGCTCTTTGACGAACCCACCACCGGCCTGGATCCCATTCGCAAGAACGCCGTGCACAGCCTGATTTCGGATTATCAGAAGCGCTACCGCTTCACCGGTGTGGTGGTCAGCCATGAAATCCCGGATGTTTTTTACATCTCCCAGCACATCGCCATGATCGACAAGGGGCGGATCCTGTTTGAAGGCTCGCCGGAGGAAATCCAGAACGTCAAGGATTCCGACATCCAGTCTTTCATCCGCGGCATGGAAAGCCGACGCGACGAATTAACCGGTTTGTCGCACCGACGCCAGGGTGAGAGGCGATTCAGCCAGGAAATCGCCCGGCTCAAACGGCACCAGAGCGCCTTTTCGCTGGTCCTGCTGGTCTTTGAAAATCTTCCGGAGATCAACGAAAAATTGGGCCACGAAGCCGGCCAGGCGATATTGAAGGATTTTGCCCGGGGACTTCAGAAACACCTGCGCATCACCGATACCTGCTCGCGCTACGGGATGGACAAGATTCTGATGCTGCTGCCGGACACCACCCGGGATCAGGCCCACATGGTGTGCTCAAAACTTACCCAAGAGATCACGCGCACCGAAATCAGCCCATCCCCGAGTCTTGAGAAAATCTGTTTTGTCGTCAGGGCCGGATTTGCGGAGGCCATGCAGGACAATCGCATCGAAGATGTCCTGGAGAGAGCGGAAACAACACCCGATACCATTTTTGAATTCCGGATCTGTTAG
- the mlaD gene encoding outer membrane lipid asymmetry maintenance protein MlaD — MKASVETAVGIFVLIGILSVGYLTVKLGKLELLADNYYVLNARFQSVSGLKKGAQVEIAGVPVGKVDLISLDHERQVALVKLKIEHGVVLTDDVIASVKTSGLIGDKYIKLSPGGSDTVLKAGDTIIETESALDIEELISKYAFGKV; from the coding sequence ATGAAAGCGTCCGTCGAAACGGCGGTGGGAATCTTCGTTCTGATCGGAATTCTGAGCGTCGGCTATCTCACGGTCAAACTGGGCAAACTGGAGCTGCTGGCGGACAATTACTACGTGCTCAACGCCCGCTTTCAGTCGGTTTCGGGGCTCAAGAAAGGCGCCCAGGTCGAGATCGCCGGGGTGCCGGTGGGCAAGGTGGACCTCATCAGCCTGGACCACGAGCGCCAGGTGGCCCTGGTGAAGCTTAAAATCGAACACGGTGTGGTGTTGACCGATGACGTGATCGCTTCGGTCAAAACCTCCGGCCTGATCGGCGACAAGTACATTAAACTTTCCCCCGGCGGCTCCGATACGGTCCTGAAAGCGGGGGACACGATCATCGAAACCGAATCGGCCCTCGATATCGAGGAGTTGATCAGCAAATACGCCTTTGGCAAGGTCTAA
- a CDS encoding PilZ domain-containing protein, translating into MNHAQQPNRQQQSLLRHYENSEFRQQRRSKPRKSCRIPVTFSFGSEEHCAELMENISLEGAFIRTDVYFFPGEEVTVSIPFASRKKQVRVRGKVVRHNAQGIGIKFEKRPSSPTKAR; encoded by the coding sequence ATGAATCACGCCCAGCAGCCCAACCGTCAGCAGCAGTCCCTTTTACGGCACTATGAAAACTCCGAGTTTCGCCAGCAGCGGCGCAGCAAGCCGCGGAAATCCTGCCGTATTCCGGTCACCTTCTCCTTCGGCAGCGAGGAGCACTGCGCCGAGCTGATGGAAAACATCAGTCTTGAAGGGGCCTTTATCAGGACGGATGTGTATTTTTTTCCCGGTGAAGAAGTGACCGTCTCGATTCCTTTTGCCAGCCGCAAAAAGCAGGTGCGGGTTCGGGGAAAAGTGGTGCGGCACAACGCCCAGGGCATCGGGATCAAATTCGAAAAGCGCCCCAGCTCCCCGACCAAAGCCAGATAG
- a CDS encoding KamA family radical SAM protein, with product MAPDTPGTPSTQDPASDSWQRLIAESIVTAEDLAARLPVDPAHIRPVIRRYPMRITPYYLGLIRREGDPIWRQAVPDPAEIADSPLAADGLGEESQSPVAHLTHRYPDRVLFAVSGQCAMYCRHCMRKRKVGRAAGITTATRREGLAYIRDQRQVREVILSGGDPLMLADDVIGDLLAALRAIPHVETIRIHSRIPCTLPQRITPSLVGILGRFHPLFFNTHFNHPAELTPAAARACAALADAGIPLGCQSVLLRGVNDDPGVMQILLRGLLKMRVKPYYLHHPDPIRGTAHFRLPVRRGLELMRRLRGAVSGMAVPQYMIDLPGGGGKVPLLPDYVQGEGPNRLRVSNYRGEVFEYPE from the coding sequence ATGGCCCCCGACACCCCCGGCACGCCATCCACCCAAGACCCCGCAAGCGACAGCTGGCAGCGGCTGATAGCGGAGAGCATCGTCACCGCCGAAGACCTGGCGGCCCGCCTGCCCGTCGACCCGGCGCACATCCGACCGGTCATCCGGCGCTACCCCATGCGGATCACCCCCTACTACCTGGGGCTCATCCGCCGGGAAGGGGACCCCATCTGGCGCCAGGCGGTCCCGGACCCGGCCGAGATCGCCGATTCGCCGCTCGCTGCCGACGGCCTGGGCGAAGAGTCCCAGTCCCCGGTTGCCCACCTCACCCACCGCTACCCGGACCGGGTGCTGTTCGCCGTCTCGGGCCAGTGCGCCATGTACTGCCGGCACTGCATGCGCAAACGCAAGGTGGGCCGCGCGGCCGGCATCACCACCGCAACCCGGCGCGAGGGCCTCGCCTATATCCGGGACCAGCGCCAGGTACGGGAGGTGATTCTCTCCGGGGGCGACCCCTTGATGCTGGCCGACGACGTCATCGGGGACCTGCTGGCGGCGCTGCGGGCGATCCCCCATGTGGAAACCATCCGCATCCACTCCCGCATCCCCTGCACCCTGCCCCAGCGCATCACCCCGAGCCTGGTGGGCATCCTGGGGCGCTTTCACCCGCTGTTTTTCAACACCCACTTCAACCACCCGGCCGAGTTGACCCCCGCAGCCGCCCGCGCCTGCGCCGCACTGGCCGACGCCGGCATCCCGCTGGGCTGCCAGAGCGTGCTGCTCAGGGGGGTCAACGATGACCCGGGCGTGATGCAAATCCTGCTGCGGGGGCTGCTCAAGATGCGGGTCAAACCCTACTACCTGCATCACCCCGACCCCATCCGGGGCACCGCCCACTTCAGGCTCCCGGTGCGCAGGGGCCTCGAGTTGATGCGGCGCCTGCGCGGCGCTGTCTCGGGCATGGCCGTCCCCCAGTACATGATCGACCTGCCGGGCGGGGGTGGCAAGGTGCCCCTGCTGCCCGACTATGTTCAGGGCGAGGGCCCGAACCGGCTGCGGGTGTCCAACTATCGCGGGGAGGTCTTCGAATATCCCGAGTAG